One window of Caldisericia bacterium genomic DNA carries:
- a CDS encoding deoxyribonuclease IV, with protein MGLLGAHVSIAGGVKNAPLNGEKIGCDAIQIFTKNQRQWSAKEYSKDEVKEYFENLKKTKIKKVCAHSSYLINLASPNEEIYKKSIDALIDDLKRCEILKIPFEVIHPGSHLGEGIEKGIERIIKGIDKVFKKVKNVGIALETVAGQGTNIGFKFEQLRDIINGVKEKERVFVCFDTAHTFESGYDIRTEKGFKKVLDHFDKVIGVEKLVVFHLNDSKTECGSNVDRHENIGKGVLGLEPFKFLVNSKDFENHPMILETPGGDNMYIEDLKTLNLLRSLIK; from the coding sequence ATGGGATTACTTGGCGCTCATGTATCAATTGCTGGAGGAGTAAAAAATGCTCCACTAAATGGAGAAAAAATCGGATGTGATGCTATTCAAATATTCACAAAAAATCAAAGACAGTGGAGCGCAAAAGAGTATAGTAAGGATGAGGTAAAAGAATATTTTGAAAATTTAAAGAAAACAAAAATAAAAAAAGTTTGCGCACACTCTTCATATCTTATTAATCTTGCTTCTCCAAATGAAGAAATTTATAAAAAATCGATTGATGCATTAATTGATGATCTTAAAAGATGTGAAATATTAAAAATTCCATTTGAAGTAATTCATCCAGGTTCTCATCTTGGAGAGGGAATTGAAAAGGGAATAGAAAGAATAATTAAAGGTATAGATAAGGTTTTTAAAAAGGTAAAAAATGTAGGAATTGCTCTTGAAACAGTTGCAGGTCAAGGAACAAATATAGGTTTTAAATTTGAACAGTTGAGAGACATTATAAATGGAGTAAAAGAAAAAGAGAGAGTTTTTGTATGTTTTGATACTGCACATACATTTGAATCTGGTTATGATATAAGAACTGAAAAGGGATTTAAAAAAGTTTTAGATCACTTTGATAAAGTAATTGGAGTTGAAAAACTTGTTGTATTTCACCTTAATGATTCCAAAACAGAATGCGGTTCAAATGTAGATAGACATGAAAATATAGGAAAAGGAGTTTTAGGGCTTGAACCATTTAAATTTTTAGTTAATTCAAAAGATTTTGAAAATCATCCTATGATTCTCGAAACACCAGGTGGAGATAATATGTATATTGAAGATTTAAAAACTTTAAATTTATTAAGAAGTTTAATTAAGTAA
- a CDS encoding redox-sensing transcriptional repressor Rex, which produces MKSIKKERKISNKTLERLAIYYEILITLPIKKRFISSEELGKLAGVSPSTVRQDFLYFKDIEGKAKIGYKVLELKSALKKIFKLNSITHAVIIGAGSLGQAVAGYDSFKKSKIVFDSFFDNNPNKIGKLVRGIFVRDVKYLKDYLKENKKVKIGVICVPPKEAQGIVDILVESGINSIWNFSPTILKVPKEVVVEYEHIGVSFYKLLYKAKNQ; this is translated from the coding sequence ATGAAAAGTATAAAAAAAGAGAGAAAAATATCTAATAAAACACTTGAAAGACTTGCAATTTACTATGAAATTTTAATAACTCTTCCAATTAAAAAAAGATTTATCTCAAGCGAAGAGTTAGGAAAGTTAGCCGGGGTCTCTCCGTCAACTGTAAGACAAGATTTTTTATATTTCAAAGATATAGAAGGAAAAGCAAAAATTGGATATAAGGTTCTTGAATTGAAATCAGCACTTAAAAAGATCTTTAAGTTAAACTCAATTACTCATGCAGTTATTATTGGAGCAGGAAGTTTGGGACAAGCAGTTGCAGGTTATGACTCTTTTAAAAAGAGCAAAATAGTTTTTGATTCATTTTTTGATAATAATCCAAATAAAATTGGGAAACTTGTGAGAGGAATTTTTGTTAGAGATGTTAAATATCTTAAAGATTACCTTAAAGAGAATAAAAAGGTAAAAATTGGGGTTATTTGTGTTCCTCCAAAAGAAGCACAAGGAATTGTAGATATATTAGTTGAAAGTGGAATAAATTCAATTTGGAACTTTTCTCCAACAATTTTAAAAGTTCCTAAAGAGGTAGTAGTTGAATATGAACATATAGGCGTTAGTTTCTATAAATTACTCTATAAAGCAAAAAATCAATGA